Part of the Erwinia amylovora genome is shown below.
ACGTGCCATTCCGTGGATCTTCGCCTGGACGCAGAACCGCCTGATGCTGCCCGCCTGGCTCGGTGCCGGGGCTGCGCTCCAGCAGGCGATGGCAGACGGTCAACAGGACCAGCTGGAAGCCATGTGCCGCGACTGGCCATTTTTCTCTACCCGCCTGGGGATGCTGGAGATGGTGTTCTCGAAGGCCGACCTGTGGCTGGCGGAATATTACGATCAGCGCCTGGTCGATAAATCACTGTGGCCGTTGGGCAAACAGCTACGCGATCGGCTGGAGTCGGATATCAAAGCGGTGCTGACCATTGCCAACGATGCGCATCTGATGGCCGACCAGCCGTGGATTGCCGAGTCGATTGCGCTGCGTAATGTTTATACCGACCCGCTTAACGTATTGCAGGCCGAACTGCTGCACCGCTCACGCCAGCAGGAAGCAGCGGGCAGCGAGCCGGATGCCCGCGTCGAACAGGCGCTGATGGTGACTATTGCTGGCGTCGCGGCCGGAATGCGTAATACCGGTTAACGCTGCGTCTGGCGCTGGCTATGCAGCTGGCCAGAAAATGCTCATTTTGCCCGGTCATCAGACCGGGCATGGAGTGCGCATCACTCCCTGTCTCTCGCCGGGATGTGCCATGATAAGAACATTAACTCGATGAAAGCAGGGGTTAAAATGGAAAAATCACCGTCTATAAACACCACCGCTCACAGGCAGTGCACCTGGCCAAAGCCCTGGCCTGCCGTGAGATATTAAGTGCGTTGATATGATTGCTATTGGCCGCACGCGCACAAAGCCACCCTTTTTTTCCTGTGCCGCTAAGAGGCGGCAAGCGCCAGACCCGGACGCACGCCCAGCGTATGGCAGATGGCATAGCTTAATTCCGCGCGGTTCAGCGTATAAAAATGGAAGTCCTTCACCCCTTCGCGACTGAGGATTTTCACCATATCCATCGCCACGTTGGCACCTACCATTTTGCGCGTTTCCGGGTCATCATCCAGCCCGGCAAACATGCTGGTCATCCAGCCCGGCACACGCACGTTGGTCATAGTGGCAAAACGCTGCAGCTGCCTGAAGTTCGATACCGGAAGAATGCCCGGTACAATCTCAACATCGATGCCGGTAGAGACACAGCGATCGCGAAAACGCAGATAGCTTTCCACATCGAAGAAGAACTGAGTAATAGCACGGTTAGCGCCAGCGTCTATCTTACGTTTAAGGTTGATCAGGTCAGACTGCGCGCTTTTCGCTTCCGGGTGTACTTCCGGATAGGCGGCGACCGAGATATCAAAATCGCCCACTTCCTTCAACAGCGCAACCAGATCGGCGCCGTACATTTCCGGCTGGCCGCCGCCCGGCGGCAGATCGCCGCGTAGCGCCACAATATGGCGAATACCATTGTGCCAGTAATCTTCGGCGATGCTACGTAACTCATCACGGGTGGCATCGACGCAGGTCAGATGCGGAGCCGCTTCCAGGCCGGTGCGCTCCTTGATACCTTTGATAATACTGTGGGTTCGGTCGCGTTCGCCCGAGTTCGCACCGTAGGTTACCGAAACAAATTTCGGTTTCAGGCTGCTTAAACGATCGATTGAGTTCCACAGGATGTCTTCCATTTCACCGGTACGCGGCGGAAAAAATTCAAAGGAGACATTAATCTGTCCGCTGATTTCGGCCAGACTCTGGTTCAGTGCTTCGCGCTGATTTGCATGGAAAAAACTCATACCCGGTTACCTCATCGATCGCTGCCATTACACGTCTATCCATTTAGACGTCCAGACATTCAAAATGGATGAGTTCAGTTATTCAGTCAACAGATAAATGAATAACAGCCTTGACATCTTCTCACGCCCAGATGAGGAAATTTCAGGTATTGTAAAACAGCGACGATTTCAGAAGGCACCAGAGGCGATGAAGCAAGGGCAGCATTACCCCAACGTAGCGCATGGTACGCCGGGGCATGTCTTTAAGGTGATATTACAGCAGCTGCGCCAGGCGGTTGAGATCTGACTGAATGGCTCCGGCAGTCACATCGCGCCCCGCCCCCGGCCCGCGGATCACCAGCGGATTATCACGATACCAGCGGCTTTCAATGGCGAAGACGTTATCACACGGCAGCAGCGCGGCCAGTGGATGATCGGCGCGTACCGCTTCCACGCCGACCCGCGCTTTTCCATTCGCATCGAAGCGTGCAACGTAACGCAGAACCAGCCCCATTTCCTGTGCAGCTTCAAAGCGTTGCAGCATCTGGTCGTTAAGCGCATCGCCATTGTCGAAGAAATGATCCACGGAACCCGTCTGGCAATCCACCGGCACAAGGGACTCAACGCGTACCTGATCCGGTTCGATATCATAACCGGCTTCGCGGGCGAGGATCACCAGCTTGCGCATCACGTCCTGCCCGGAGAGATCGACACGCGGGTCCGGTTCGGTTAACCCCTGCTGCCAGGCCTGATCGACCAGCTCGGTAAACGGCACCGTACCGTCGAACTGTAAGAACAGCCATGACAGCGTGCCGGAGAAAATACCGCTAATTGACAGAATGCTGTCGCCGCTTTCACGCAGATCGCGCACCGTATGGTTTACCGGTAATCCGGCCCCGACGGTAGCGTTATACAGCCAGTGCCCCCCGGTTTTGGCGAAAGCATCGCGGATCTGGCGATAGCTGTCGCTGGTTGAGGCTCCTGCCACTTTATTCGCACCGATGACGTGGAAACCGTAGCTGGCGAAGTCCAGATACTGCCCGGCCAGGATTTCACTGGCGGTGACGTCCAGCACCACCAGATCGTCAAACGGGTGCGCGCGCATCCACAAGAACAGCGACTCCTCATCCTGTAATACCGCTTCATCTTCGAAGAAGGCCATTGCCCGGCTGGCGTCCAGCCCTTGGTAGCTCAGCAGGCTGCGGCGACTGTCCACCACCCCCGCCAGAATATACTCAAACCCGGTACGGGCGGAAATCGTTTCCTGCTCGCGGGCAAACAGCTCCAGCCAGCGTGAACCGATATTGCCTTTGCCAAACAGCACCAGGCCGATCTGCTTTTCTGCGCGGAACAGCGTCTGATGCAGTCCGCGAATAAGATGCTCGGTTGGCCCGACGCGCAGCACCGCCACCAGGCTGATGCCGTCCTGCGACTGCCAGATAAACTCAACCGGCTGGTCTTTCATCTGCTGCCAGAAGCGGTGGCTGTGCAGCGGATTACGGCAAACGCCCGCCCCGACCATCGCCACCAGCGCCATGCTCTCGCGCAGCTGTAAGCGCCCCGGAAGAGCGGCATCCTGTAACAGGGTTAGCGCGCTGTTTACCACTTCCGAGGTGTAACAAAGCTGAAGCAGATTACGGTCGGGATGGATGCCGGTTGCCAGCGGACGCACCTGGGCGCGCTGCAGCAGCTGGTCAATCTCTTTATGCAGACTGGCAAAGTCATGCTGCGCCGGCACCTGGAACTCAATCAGACAGACATCATCATGGCTGGTCACGATGCGCGCGCCGGTGCCCGAGGCCAGTACGCGCTCAATGCGCGTCGACCCCTGCTCCGGCTGGTAGCTACAGCGCAGTTGAAGATCGATGTCGCTCCCGGAGACCGGCTGCAGGGTGCGGCTATGCAGCACCGGAGCCGCCAGACGCGCCAGCTCGCTGGCTTCATCCAGCCGCAGCAGCGGCAGCAGGCAGGCATCTTTTACCTTGCGCGGGTCAGCGCTGTATACACCGGCAACGTCACTCCAGATGGTCACGCGTGTTACGCCCGCCAGCGCGCCGATTTGCGTTGCCGAATAGTCACTGCCGTTACGCCCCAGTAACACCGTCTCACCGGCATCATTGCCACAGATAAAGCCTGTTACCACCATGCGCTGTGACGGATACTGCGCCATCAGCTGTTGCAGCAGCGGCAATGATTTTACTTCATCCACCTGCGGCTGAACCGCACGCTCGGCGCGTAAGAAATCGCGAGCATCCAGGCAAGCCGCTTCGATATCGCGCAGCGTCAGTACCGCTGACATCAGGCGCGCCGACCAGATTTCGCCGTGCCCTACCACCTCGGCGTAGATGGCATCGGTCATAACGCCATCCAGCAACGCCGCGAGTTTTTCAAGGTCAGAAATCAATTCAGCAATCAGCGTGGCGGCAACGTCCGGCGGTAGCAGGCTGCTAATCAGGTCACTCTGGTAACGCCGCAGCGCCTGTTGCACCTGATGGGCAGACAGCCGATCGCTCTGGCTCAGTTTGAGCCAGCTGATCAGCTGGTTGGTGGTACTGCCCGCTGCCGATACCACCATCAAATCGCCCGGCTGACTGTATTCCGCCATGATCCCGGCAACGCGCTGGTAGCATTTGGCATCAGCCAGGCTGCTGCCACCAAATTTGTGCAACTGCCGTGAACTGCCCGCCTTCGCTACTGCTGAATAACTCATGCTCACCTCTTGGCCGCAACCTGAAACGCATTATCCAGATCGGCGATTAAATCTTCATGATCTTCAATTCCCACCGAAATCCGCAGTAACGTTTCGGCAATGCCCGCCGCGGCGCGTGCTGCGGCCGACATGCCGGCATGCGTCATGGTGGCGGTATGGGAAATCAGGCTTTCCACGCCGCCCAGCGATTCCGCCAGAGTGAATAATTGCAGCGCTTTGAGAAAACGGCGCAGCGTTGCCTCGTCACCATCCAGCTCAAAACTCAGCATTGCGCCAAAGCCTTTTTGTTGAGTAAGTGCAAACTGATGCCCGGCGTTCTCCGGCAGCGAAGGATGATACAACTTTTTCACCAGCGGTTGTTGCTTCAGGTAATCGACAATCGCCAGTGCATTACGTTGTGCTGCGGCCATACGCGGAGACAGTGTGCGCAGCCCACGCAGCAGCAGGTAGCTGTCAAACGCCGCACCGGTTACGCCGATATTGTTAGCCCACCAGGCAAGCTCGGTAACATGCTGCGGGTCTTTGGCAATCACCGCCCCGGCCACCACATCGGAGTGACCGTTGAGATATTTCGTGCAGGAGTGAATAACCAGGTCAGCACCCAGCGCCAGCGGGTTTTGCAATGCCGGGCTAAGGAAGGTGTTATCCACAACGCTGATCGCGCCAGCCGCCGCCGCCGCCTGACAGATGCTGGCAATATCAACCACGCGCAGCAGCGGGTTGCTCGGGCTTTCAATCAGGACCAGCTTCGGTTTCTGCGCCAGCGCGGCCTGTAACGCAGCTTCGTCGCCCTGGTCGACAAATTCCACGCGATAAGCACCGCGCTTACTCAGGCTATCAAAAAGGCGGTAGCTGCCACCGTAACAGTCGTGCGGCGCGACCAGCAGGTCGCCCGGCTGCAGAAACACCGTGCACACCAGATGAATCGCTGACATCCCGGTGTTAGTCATGACCGCCCCGGATCCCCCCTCCAGCTCCGCCAGAGCACGCTGCACCACATCACGTGTCGGGTTGCCCCGGCGAGAGTAGTCATGAACGCGCGGCTGATTGAATTCGGTGAAGTTATAGGTGCTGGACAGGTGAATAGGGGGGACAACGCAGCCATACTGCTCGTCATCATTCAAACCGCTACGTACTGCAATGGTTGCCTGTTTACGCGTCATGGTGCATCAGTTCCTGCTGGAGAATAGAGAAAGCGTATAGAGTAAACAGCCGGAAGATAGACGTCAATACATCTGGACTTCTAAATGTCTTTGCGTATAGATTGAGCAGAAACGCAATAACCGTTAGAATTATGCCAATATAGCCCGGAAAAAGTGGTGCCATCCCGATGTGACAGCCACTGACTTCGGGCATAATTCACCAAATTTCGGCATTTCTCATTATACATATGACTAAGGTATCTCATGGCTGAATGGAACGGCGAATATATCAGCCCTTACGCCGAACACGGCAAGAAGAGCGAGCAGGTAAAAAAAATTACGGTATCCATTCCGTTGAAAGTACTGAAAATTCTGACCGACGAGCGCACCCGCCGCCAGGTGAATAACCTGCGTCATGCCACCAACAGCGAACTGTTGTGCGAAGCATTTCTGCATGCGTTCACCGGTCAACCCCTGCCGGACGATGTCGATCTGCGCAAAGAGCGCAGTGACGAAATCCCCGAAGAGGCAAAAGCGATCATGCGGGCTATGGGCGTCGATCCCGACAGCTGGGAATACTGAGCACGCACAAACCGGTTATCAGGTCGGGCAGCTGTTGTCATAGCAGGTGCCCACCCTGTCCTCGTTTCTTCATTGCCTGTCGGATGGCCACTACGCCTGCAACGGTCCGGTTATCCGCGCGGCCATTTAGCCGGGTCAGTCATAAATGAGAAATCAGAGACGAAGTTAGCTCTAATTCACCGCTTTTTTTACAAATTCGTTCAAAGGTTTACCTGTATACTGATATTTAACACATGCTATCAAGATAACAAATATGTTCACAATAACAGCCGGAACGTTATGGCCCATTGCAATAATGGCTCAGGCTAATTTGGCATGAAGCAGATGCGTAATATACAAAGTTTAAGATCAATCACCCAGAAAAATCGCCCAGCTTAACAGCTTTTTCCCAACGGGGGAGGTAGAATTGACCAGCCTGATATTGGTCACAAAGAAAAGAATGAAGTTGAGATAAACACCTGGTTTACATGACCAGCATCCGTCGTGCCGGTAAGAATAAAAATCATCAAAATTGAAAAGATGATACTAATGGCAGAAAATAAACTGAATTCGAATGTATCTCTGAAGCAGTAAACTATCATCCCCTACGAAAATGACAGACAATTAAAATCTGAACGAATATCCGGCTCATAAACCCATCCTCCCTTATCAGTATGAAAGTCATACCCCGCCATATAAGAGAGAAAGAAGTCATGGTTAAGATCGGCGGTATTCGCTTTATTTTTGTGACAAAATAAACGCTGTAAATAGCAAACTGTAGAATTACACCTCAGAAACGAGGTACCCCGATGCCATTGAAATAACAGAAAAATATGTTTTCGCCAACAAGGGCACAAGGTATCAGTATATATCCATCCTGCTAAATCGCGCGGTAACAATCAACTCTGAATAATATATTCCCGTAAAAAATATATCAATGCGGTTATTATCGTCCGCAAAACTCGCTAATGAAGAATGTGAAATATGAGATAATGCGTAGTGGAAAAAGGAAGGGGTTGCAAACACATGTTCAAGGAAAACGATGAATGAAGCAAGCCCCCTTAAAACCTGTAAATAACTCTTTCTCACAATCGCTTGTCTTAAGCTATATCTGCGGACTGAGGTTTTTTTTAGATACTGTTATATATCTTTATCACAAATAATCGAATTCTTGTTATTTTCTGACATCCGACAGGTCATGCGGGGCAAATTTGTGTCTTTTATCCAGGTTTTATCGATTGCTCCGGGAAGCGTCATGCCTCTGCAGCAACCGACATTTCTGACATCGTGTAAAATTCCCCCGGTCAGGCACACAGCATCGCCGCCATTGACTGAATAAACGCCATAAAAAAACCCAGCCGAAGCCGGGTTTTCTTGCATCCGAAACGGTAAACGTTTCTGGCGGATTGCTTATTTGCTGCCTGGGATGCTGAAACGCTTGTTGAAGCGATCCACACGACCACCGCTGGCAACGTCACGCTGCTTACCGGTATAGAACGGGTGGCAGTTGCCGCACACGTCCAGGTTCAGGTCATGACCCACGGTAGAGCGGGTTTTGATTTCGTTACCGCAAGAACATTTAGCAGTAACTTCAGCGTAATTTGGGTGAATACCTTTTCTCATGGGAAAACCTCAGTTAAGGCCGTGTCGCTCTCCCGCGCCAGGAATACTCCTGCACCGGCACCACACGAAGATTAATATTTAGGTGAAGTAGATACCAAAATGCCGTACCAACGGCGGCGGACTATACAGAAAATAACCATCCGCTGCAATCGAATCCGCACATTTCCGGTGACACAGTGTACACTAACTCGCTCTGTTTTTCACCCGGATGAATCCATGCCCGTTGTTCAGGTCGCGCTACCCGTTCCGCTAGCCCGCAACTTCGATTATCTGTTGCCCCCCCATCTCTGCCATGCGGTGATCGGCGGCCGCGTTAGCGTACCTTTTGGTCAACGCCGGGCGATTGGCGTGGTGGTGGCCATCGGCGAACACAGCGATTTTCCGCCCGACCAGTTGAAAAGCGTGCATGAAGTACTGGATACCTGCTCACTGTATCCCCCTTCCCTTTGGCGCATCTTGCAATGGGCGGCAGACTACTATCACTTTCCGTTAGGGGAAGTCCTATTTCATGCCATGCCGTTACTGCTACGACAGGGAAAGGCGGCCGAAGAGGCACCTCTGTGGCAGTGGCTGATAACGGAAGAAGGACGTGCCACCGCATCAGAAAGCCTGAAACGCGCCCCGAAGCAGCAACAGGCGCTGGCGGCGTTGCGTAACCGGGTGCTTTATCGCCACGAAGTCAGACAGCACGGCATCACCGAGGCCACGCTCCGGACGCTGTGCGCTAAGGGGCTGTGTGAACTTAAGGCGCAGCCGCGCGCGCAACAAGACTGGCGCGAAAACTATGCGGTAAATGGTGAACGTCTGCGGCTGAACACGGAACAGGCCACCGCCGTGGGTGCCATCCGCTGCACCGACGACCAGTTTTCTGCCTGGCTGCTGGCCGGCATCACCGGTTCTGGAAAAACGGAAGTTTATCTTAGCGTGCTGGAAAATATCCTCGCCGGCGGCAAGCAGGCACTGGTACTGGTGCCGGAAATCGGTCTGACGCCACAAACTATCGCCCGTTTCAGCCAGCGTTTCAATGCCCCGGTGGATGTCCTGCATTCCGGGTTAAATGACAGCGAACGTCTCGCCGTATGGCTGCGCGCGCGCAGCGGTGAAACGGCGATCGTGATTGGCACCCGTTCTGCACTGTTTACCCCCTTTGCCCGCCTGGGCGTGATCGTTATTGATGAAGAGCACGACAGTTCTTACAAGCAGCAGGAGGGCTGGCGTTATCACGCGCGCGATCTGGCGGTGTTCCGCGCACGTCAGGAAAATATCCCCATCGTCATGGGGTCAGCCACCCCGGCGCTGGAAACGTTGCACAACGTTCAGTTAGGTAAATATCGCCAGCTTAACCTGAGCAAACGAGCCGGTAATGCCACCAAAGCGACACAGCTGCTGGTCGACCTGAAAGGCGTTAAGCTGCAGGGCGGCCTGTCGCCGATGCTGGTCAAAAAAATTGGCCAGCATCTGAAAGCCGATAACCAGATACTGCTGTTTCTCAACCGTCGTGGGTTCTCTCCCACCTTGCTGTGCCACGAATGTGGCTGGATTGCCGAATGTCAGCGCTGCGACCGCTATTACACGCTCCATCAGCATCAGCGGCAGCTACGCTGCCACCACTGCGACAGCCAGCGACCGGTCCCGCATCAGTGCCCGCAGTGCGGATCCACCCATCTGGTGCCGGTCGGGCTGGGAACAGAACAGCTGGAACAGCATCTCGGAGAACTGTTTCCCGGCACCCCGCTAACGCGTATCGACCGTGACACCACCAGCCGCAAGGGGGCGCTGGAGCGTCAGTTGGCGGAAGTGCATCGCGGCGGCGCACGACTTCTTGTCGGTACGCAGATGCTGGCGAAAGGACACCACTTCCCGGATGTTACGCTGGTATCGTTACTGGATGTGGACGGAGCGCTGTTTTCCGCTGACTTCCGCTCCGCTGAACGCTTTGCTCAACTGTATACTCAGGTCGCCGGGCGCGCCGGGCGCGCGGGTAAACAAGGGGAAGTCCTGCTGCAAACCCACCATCCCGAACATCCGCTACTGCAAACGTTGTTGCATCAGGGCTATGATGCGTTTGCCAGCCAGGCATTGAACGAACGTAACAACGTATTTTTGCCACCGTTCACCAGCCATGCTCTGTTTCGCGCGGAAGATCATGACAACCAGCAGGCCAGCCTGTTTCTGCAACAGCTACGCAACCTGCTTGAGGCCAGTCCCCTTAACGATCAATCTTTCTGGGTGATGGGGCCAGTACCGGCATTACAGGCCAAGCGCAGCGGGCGTTATCGCTGGCAGTTACTGTTACAGCATCCTTCCCGCGCGTTACTTCAGCGTTTAATTAAAGGCAGCCTGCCGTTAATTGGCTCGTTGCCGCAGGCGCGCAAGGTCAAATGGACACTGGATATCGACCCGACGGAGAGTTAACGGGGGCACCGTTTGCATGCAAAATTGCGTAGCGCATCGAAAAAAGTCGCACAAGTCACAACTTTTATGCAAATTAAGTAACAACGTGCCGCAATATTTGTTAACAATGCAGGCCTGTCAGCTCAGGGACGATGCCTGAATCACTTTAAATTTTCATCGTTATAAGTTGGTCAGGTCAGCTGCTCAAGCTGGCGTGAGGAGGGAAACGTTGAAGCACTATCAAGATACCACCGTGGCGACCATGAAGGACGTGGCGAACAAAGCAGGCGTATCCACGGCAACGGTTTCCCGCGCCCTGATGAATCCGGAAAAGGTGTCCGCTGCCACGCGCAGCAAAGTTGAACAGGCGGTTATTGCCGTTGGTTACTCTGCTCATTCCATCGCGCGTAACGCCAGACGTGGTGAATCACGCACCATATTGGTGATTGTCCCGGATATCTGTGACCCTTTTTTCAGTGAAATCATTCGTGGCATCGAGGTTGTCGCTGCGGGGCACGGTTATCTGGTGCTGATCGGCGATTGCGCGCACCAGAACCAGCAGGATAAATCGTTCCTGAATATGATGCTGACGCGCCAGACAGACGGCGTGGTGCTGCTGGGGTCGCTAATACCGTTTGATATCAGCATGGAGGATCCGCGTATTTTGCCGCCGATGGTGATGGCCAATGAGTTTGCCCCGCAGCGGGAAATACCGACGGTGCATATCGACAACCTGACGGCGGCTTTTGAAGCAGTCAGCCATCTACAGAAGCTCGGCCACCGGCGTATAGCCTGTATTTGTGGGCCGGAGGAGATGCCGCTGTGTCAATATCGCCTGCAGGGCTATATTCAGGCATTGCGGCGTCACGGCGTCACCGTGGATCCGCAATACATTGTGCGCGGTGACTTCACTTTCGACGCTGGCTCACAGGCAATGAAACAGCTGATGAGGCTAC
Proteins encoded:
- the priA gene encoding primosomal protein N'; amino-acid sequence: MPVVQVALPVPLARNFDYLLPPHLCHAVIGGRVSVPFGQRRAIGVVVAIGEHSDFPPDQLKSVHEVLDTCSLYPPSLWRILQWAADYYHFPLGEVLFHAMPLLLRQGKAAEEAPLWQWLITEEGRATASESLKRAPKQQQALAALRNRVLYRHEVRQHGITEATLRTLCAKGLCELKAQPRAQQDWRENYAVNGERLRLNTEQATAVGAIRCTDDQFSAWLLAGITGSGKTEVYLSVLENILAGGKQALVLVPEIGLTPQTIARFSQRFNAPVDVLHSGLNDSERLAVWLRARSGETAIVIGTRSALFTPFARLGVIVIDEEHDSSYKQQEGWRYHARDLAVFRARQENIPIVMGSATPALETLHNVQLGKYRQLNLSKRAGNATKATQLLVDLKGVKLQGGLSPMLVKKIGQHLKADNQILLFLNRRGFSPTLLCHECGWIAECQRCDRYYTLHQHQRQLRCHHCDSQRPVPHQCPQCGSTHLVPVGLGTEQLEQHLGELFPGTPLTRIDRDTTSRKGALERQLAEVHRGGARLLVGTQMLAKGHHFPDVTLVSLLDVDGALFSADFRSAERFAQLYTQVAGRAGRAGKQGEVLLQTHHPEHPLLQTLLHQGYDAFASQALNERNNVFLPPFTSHALFRAEDHDNQQASLFLQQLRNLLEASPLNDQSFWVMGPVPALQAKRSGRYRWQLLLQHPSRALLQRLIKGSLPLIGSLPQARKVKWTLDIDPTES
- the metF gene encoding methylenetetrahydrofolate reductase; translation: MSFFHANQREALNQSLAEISGQINVSFEFFPPRTGEMEDILWNSIDRLSSLKPKFVSVTYGANSGERDRTHSIIKGIKERTGLEAAPHLTCVDATRDELRSIAEDYWHNGIRHIVALRGDLPPGGGQPEMYGADLVALLKEVGDFDISVAAYPEVHPEAKSAQSDLINLKRKIDAGANRAITQFFFDVESYLRFRDRCVSTGIDVEIVPGILPVSNFRQLQRFATMTNVRVPGWMTSMFAGLDDDPETRKMVGANVAMDMVKILSREGVKDFHFYTLNRAELSYAICHTLGVRPGLALAAS
- a CDS encoding bifunctional aspartate kinase/homoserine dehydrogenase II, with protein sequence MSYSAVAKAGSSRQLHKFGGSSLADAKCYQRVAGIMAEYSQPGDLMVVSAAGSTTNQLISWLKLSQSDRLSAHQVQQALRRYQSDLISSLLPPDVAATLIAELISDLEKLAALLDGVMTDAIYAEVVGHGEIWSARLMSAVLTLRDIEAACLDARDFLRAERAVQPQVDEVKSLPLLQQLMAQYPSQRMVVTGFICGNDAGETVLLGRNGSDYSATQIGALAGVTRVTIWSDVAGVYSADPRKVKDACLLPLLRLDEASELARLAAPVLHSRTLQPVSGSDIDLQLRCSYQPEQGSTRIERVLASGTGARIVTSHDDVCLIEFQVPAQHDFASLHKEIDQLLQRAQVRPLATGIHPDRNLLQLCYTSEVVNSALTLLQDAALPGRLQLRESMALVAMVGAGVCRNPLHSHRFWQQMKDQPVEFIWQSQDGISLVAVLRVGPTEHLIRGLHQTLFRAEKQIGLVLFGKGNIGSRWLELFAREQETISARTGFEYILAGVVDSRRSLLSYQGLDASRAMAFFEDEAVLQDEESLFLWMRAHPFDDLVVLDVTASEILAGQYLDFASYGFHVIGANKVAGASTSDSYRQIRDAFAKTGGHWLYNATVGAGLPVNHTVRDLRESGDSILSISGIFSGTLSWLFLQFDGTVPFTELVDQAWQQGLTEPDPRVDLSGQDVMRKLVILAREAGYDIEPDQVRVESLVPVDCQTGSVDHFFDNGDALNDQMLQRFEAAQEMGLVLRYVARFDANGKARVGVEAVRADHPLAALLPCDNVFAIESRWYRDNPLVIRGPGAGRDVTAGAIQSDLNRLAQLL
- the metJ gene encoding met regulon transcriptional regulator MetJ; amino-acid sequence: MAEWNGEYISPYAEHGKKSEQVKKITVSIPLKVLKILTDERTRRQVNNLRHATNSELLCEAFLHAFTGQPLPDDVDLRKERSDEIPEEAKAIMRAMGVDPDSWEY
- the rpmE gene encoding 50S ribosomal protein L31; translation: MRKGIHPNYAEVTAKCSCGNEIKTRSTVGHDLNLDVCGNCHPFYTGKQRDVASGGRVDRFNKRFSIPGSK
- the cytR gene encoding DNA-binding transcriptional regulator CytR, coding for MKHYQDTTVATMKDVANKAGVSTATVSRALMNPEKVSAATRSKVEQAVIAVGYSAHSIARNARRGESRTILVIVPDICDPFFSEIIRGIEVVAAGHGYLVLIGDCAHQNQQDKSFLNMMLTRQTDGVVLLGSLIPFDISMEDPRILPPMVMANEFAPQREIPTVHIDNLTAAFEAVSHLQKLGHRRIACICGPEEMPLCQYRLQGYIQALRRHGVTVDPQYIVRGDFTFDAGSQAMKQLMRLPQPPDALFCHSDIIALGAMSQAKSMGLRVPQALSLIGFDDIELSRYSDPQLTTVAQPRFNIGREAMLLLLEQLQGKTVSNGSRLLDFELKIRGSTAPSLRDCD
- the metB gene encoding cystathionine gamma-synthase; translated protein: MTRKQATIAVRSGLNDDEQYGCVVPPIHLSSTYNFTEFNQPRVHDYSRRGNPTRDVVQRALAELEGGSGAVMTNTGMSAIHLVCTVFLQPGDLLVAPHDCYGGSYRLFDSLSKRGAYRVEFVDQGDEAALQAALAQKPKLVLIESPSNPLLRVVDIASICQAAAAAGAISVVDNTFLSPALQNPLALGADLVIHSCTKYLNGHSDVVAGAVIAKDPQHVTELAWWANNIGVTGAAFDSYLLLRGLRTLSPRMAAAQRNALAIVDYLKQQPLVKKLYHPSLPENAGHQFALTQQKGFGAMLSFELDGDEATLRRFLKALQLFTLAESLGGVESLISHTATMTHAGMSAAARAAAGIAETLLRISVGIEDHEDLIADLDNAFQVAAKR